TTAATAAAGTTTGTGTCTTTATCTTCAAGATCTTGCGGAAGAAAATCAGCATTCTTCACGTCAGCGATCTTGGTTTCATCAATCTTCAACTCATCTTGTGAAAGTGAAATCTTCACAGCCTCTGTTGGATTCACAAGGGATGCAGAGCTAGGCAGACGCAATCCATTCACTGGATTGATTTGCACTTCAGACGTTGAGTAAGATTGCAGCAAGAACACCAGCAAGAGGACGAACATGTCCGTCATGGATGTAATATTCAAAGTGAAAGTCGAGTTGTGATTTACTTTTGGTTCAAATCTACGACGACGTGACATATCTTAGCCCTCCATCATATTGGCGAAGACGATCTCTGGAAACATATAGTTCGTTTCTACGTTCTTACCTTGTTTGGTATCGAACACAGGGAACTTGATAGTGTTGTCGCGAGACTGACGAGCTTCATCCATGACTTTGACGACTTCGTTGTAAGGAACTTTGCCATCAGGGTTGAGTTCAATTTTGAAAATCTCTGGGTGCGCTTTTTTAACTGCGACCAATTTTTGATGCAAAGTCGGGTAGTCAAAGGCGCCATTCTTAAGAGGAATATTTTCTACCTGGTCTTTACCTTTTTCAGTCACAACGATGTTAATGCCTTCTTTTGCATCGACCTCAATTGCCACGTTTGTCGGAGTTGGTTGTTGTTCTTGACGTTGAATCGCTTCACTGACAACTTGCGGAAGTTCTGTTTCAATCACCATCATTTGTACGAAGGCAGATGAAAGCAGAAGAACCGGAACAAGTTTTACCATCACGGCAAGGAGGGGAGCCAAGTCCAACTCGAACTCACTGTGATGATTAATTTTGATCTTTTTCATGCGTCTCATAAATTATCCCATCCTTGATAAGGTTCCACCGCTCACCCAAAAGCTTCCCTTAGGAAGCTTTTGAACCAGGAGACGGAGGAGTCGCTGTCGGAGCCGTTACGTGATCAGGGAACACGTTTTGGCGAGTGAGGTTAGGGATATGAGCGCTAGTCAAAAGCTCTGCTAATTTTCCGCACTTCTCTGTCAATTGCTCAAGCAATTGGTTTTGACGGGCAGTCAAGAAAGAGAAGAACACCATCGCAGGAATCGCTACGGCAAGACCCAAAGCTGTCGTATACATCGAAACGGAGATACCGTGTGCGAGCAATGTTTGTTTTTGTGCAGGGTCCGCAGTTGCAACCGCTTGGAACGAAAGGATAAGACCGTGGATCGTACCAAGAAGACCCATCAACGTTGCGACGTTGGCAAGCATTGATAGATAGTGCAGGCGTTTTGTATAAAGCGGCATATTCTCACTCAAAGCAATGTCATGAGCTTGGAAGATCGTATCATCGTCACGATCTGCTTTCTCGATGATTGTTTTGAATGCGCTCGCCAAAGGTTTTTTCTCAAGCTGTGCACAAAGAAGTAAAGCCTCGTCCATTTTCTTAGCGAGAATAAGATTTTGAATCTTACCCATGAACTCTTCGACATTCATGCCGTAGTCTTTATAAAGTGCGCGCGCGCGTTCTGCCACGAGAACCAGGGCGCCAATTCCCACCAATAGAATACACCAGCCTACGAAGCCAGAATCATTCATGAACTTTAAGAATGCCATTTGTTTCCTCCTTGGAAACGCCACCGCGTGTCCATTTTGTTAACTGAGTCTTGCCTTGGTCTTGCACTTGGAGGAAACGAACTGCGTAATGCAAACCTGATTTTACGTTGAGTCTTTGCTTTGAGAAGTTCTTACGAACAATTTCACAAAGCACGTTGAAGCTCTGAGGATTTGCCTCAGATGTTCTAAAATGAATTAATACTTGTTGTCCGAGTTGTAGCAATGGATCGTTAAGCAGAACCAACGCTCCATTTTCACTCACACTTAAAGTTTGTCCGTCAAAGAAGTTATGTTCATTGTGAGCATAAATAGGAGTCACAAGATCCACGCGAGGAAATTTACGGTCTTTGAAAGCGCCGGAAAGATGATCTTTTGTTTCGATCAAACGGCACAAACGGTCTTTTGAAAAATCTTGCAGGTCGCCTACAAGAGTCCAATTGTCCAAGTGAGAAGCCCACACATAGTTGTAATCAAAGAGCTCCCCAGTTTGGATCATTGTAATCAGGGATCTATATTCGTAGGGACCATATTTCATTTCCCCACGAAGGATATACCACTGAGTCGTATTTGTAGCTGTTTGTACCCCACCCATACTAAATCCTTTTAGAGTTTAATCGACTTCGGATAGTAGTCGATTTGAATTTTGGCGTCGGCACCAGGCACGGCACTTCCGTGGAAGGTGATCGTCAAGTCCGTAGCGTTGTAAGTCCAGCCGTTAGTTGCATCCTTGTTGATAACTGCACCGTCGACCACAACGCTGATTGTATCTTCTTGAGGTTCGCGGCTGAGTTTAAACACTGCTGAAAGTTGGATAATAGAGTCAGAGATCAACGTTAATGTGTCACCAAAGTTAGAGCACAATGAACCTTTCACACCGCCAGTTAAATCGGCAAGCTGAGGAAGGCGAGTGGAGATCTTACGTGCGAAACCATCTGTAGAAAGTTGATTCTTACAAGCTGTATCTGGCACAGAGATCGTGTTAACAGAATAGTTTTTACCATTCACACTGGCGTTGGTGAAAGTATCCAAGAAGTCCACGTAGCTTTGTACTGTGTAGTTCTTAGAAGCATCCTCGAACGCTGATTCAGATGAACCAGAGAAGTCTTCCTCGTCGCTCACGATGATAACCGCCAAGAAAGCGTCATCGCGGCGGAACGCTGAGTTCCAGGGATCAAGCAAAGTTTGTTTGAAACTTTCAAACACGCGCTCGTCACCGTTACCAAGCGTTCCTTGCTTGATATTTGTGTTGAACACGCTGCTCATGTTTGGAGTGTTCTTATCCATAACAAACACACCGGAGTGAGTTTCAATTTTTGGACTCGATTGAAGAACCGCGCCATCCCTGATGCGGGCTTTAAGACTGTCTGAGTGAAATTGTTTTTCCCAAGCATCAGAAGTTGTTACTGCCATGTGGAAGTCATAGTTGTATTGATTGAAGCGATTGATGAATGCCTGGAAGTTGGAAGCCAAGTTATTTTGCGAAGTTTCCATGGAGCCGGAGTTATCGATCACCCACAAGATATCAATCTTCTTTGGAATGATCACAGCTTGTTGTTTGTAATCATTGGCGTCGTTGAGGAGAGAATAAGAGCTTGAACTCTTGTTGCATCCTGCAAACAGTGCCACAGCTGAAGCCATTACTATTGCTTTGCGTGCGACTTGATTAATCATACGGTTATGCCCTCCTGAGCCCCACCATGCTTTGCGATGAAATCAGTTTCGTTCAATTCAGCGAGAAACTGAAATTTGCGATAACTGCCTGATTTTGTTTTTTTATTTTTAAGTGGTCTCATTGTGAGGCACGCTAAGTGTTGGAAATCATAGAGAGTTGCAGAATCATTCATTTTCAAAAAAATTTTCTTCTGTAGAACCTCTCGACACTTTCCGGAAGATTCTCAAACTCATTACCAGCTAAGTACGCGTACTTTTGGGAAGTTCCCTCTTACTGCCGAACTTCTAGCCACTCCCATTGGCGCGAAGCTGAGTGGGCTCGGGTTTTCATTCGTGGAATTGCGTAATCTTGGGTGTTGTGAAGGCCGGTAAGTGTGAGAGACAGATTTTTCTCTGAGAGCTTTCAATCGCGTAGTTGGGATAGTGATGTTGAAAGGTGAAGTGATTTTCATGGAGCCTCATACTCTCACTAATCACTCACACACTATCTTTTTGTTTTTCTATGTCAGTTTGCAATCGCTAATGTTTCACTTCCATTTGGCAGTGGAGTTTTGTTGTTGTTGTTCCAGCAGAGACAATTGTGCGAGTGTCCTCCATCCATGAGAAGGCCTTCCTGACGAGCATCGTGCTCGTCAGGGGAGATAAAGGGAGGAGGATTTAAAATTTGGGGGAAAAGGAGATCCTCTAATCAGAAAATCATAAATAGAAAAATAATTTCTAAGAAAGATAAATATAAAATCCCCAATAAATTAAATCTCCCCTAATGCTTTCCTTTCCTGGCCACGACGGCCAGGAAACAGCCTTCTCAAGGACGGACAGCCCACAAAGACACCCGCACAGCTGTAAAAAACAAAAGTCCACTTCCATTTGGCAGTAAAAAAATCTAATTCAATAATTCAATAATTCATTTGTTCATTTGTTCATTTGTTCATTTGTTCATTTGTTCATTTGTTCATTTGTTCATTTGTTCATTTGTTCATTTGTTCATTTGTTCATTTGTTCATTTGTTCAAGCGCCGCGTTGTTTTTCCGTTACAAAAATATTTTTTGAATATTTATGTTGACGGTGTTTTTGACTCCGTAAAATCGGCTAAGTAATGCTTCTTATTTGAAAACAGGAAGCATCTTGGATTGGAATTATTAATTCAATGCAATCGAATCTCGAGTGAATGAATAAGCGAATTGAGTGATTCCTAAAATTCCATTTCCCTTGGGAAAACCTTCAAAAATTCGGTTCTGAAACTCATGTTATACAAGTTCTGAAAGAGGTGAGTTATGAATATTCGATATTTATCTGATGAAAATCTTGAACAGAACTTAAAATCACTCGTTCAAAAGGAAAGAGAAATTCTGTCTGATATCCTTTTGCATATTGCGGAAGTGGATCGTCGGAAATTGTATTTGTCGAAAGCTTACCCAAGTCTTTTTGATTATCTTACTAAACACCTTGGATATTCTGCGGGAAGTGCTCAGCGCAGAATTGATGCGGCTCGATTGTCTCGTGATATTCCGGAAGTTGCTGAGAGCCTTGAAGCTGGAAGTTTGAATCTTTCTCAAATCAGTCTTTTGCAGAAGGCGATCCGCCAGACTCAAAAGGAAGCACATATGGCGGTTCCTGTAGGGACTAAGAAAGAAATATTAAATGACCTTATAGGTAAATCCTATCAAGAATCTGAAGTTCTTGTTGCCAAGGCGCTGAATATCGAAATCAAACAAACACCAAAAATCCAACACCAAGCTGACGAGTCCGTTCGATTTGAAGTGAGCCTTTCCAAAGATCAATGGCAGAAGATGGAAGAAATGCGTTCATTGTTGGCACATTCACTGCCAAATGGAAGTTGGGATGAGGTTTTGGAATTTATCGCAGATAAAGTCATTCAGCAGAAAACTCGAAGAACTTCAAAAGGCTCTGAGGAAGCGAAGACTCCAAGATCTAAGATAATTAGATCAGCTAAATCAGGGAATATCCATGAGAGACACGGTTCTAATCTGAGGCAAGAGGAAAATGAAGATTTGGAGGAAAATATTTTGAATCATTCAGAAGTGAATTTAAAAAAAGAAGTTTCTATTCAAAGAGAATACATTCCTGCAGAAATGCGCAGAATGATTTTTCAGCGTGATCAATGTTGTCAGCACATTGAGAAAGCTACGGGCAGGAAATGTACTTCCAAATGGCAGTTGCAGATTGATCATATTCAACCTGTTTGGGCTGGTGGGAAAAATGAGCCGGGAAATCTGCAGTTATTGTGTGCGGCTCATAACAGAATGAAATACTTCAAAGAAGCCGGTATTACAGCATAGCTGTTTTATTTAATAGATAGATAGATAGATAGATAGATAGATAGATAGATAGATAGATAGATAGATAGATAGATAGATAGATAGATAGATAGATAGATAGATAGATAGATAGATAGATAGATAGATGTGGATAGGCGAAAGTGTCAGTGAACCGGCCAATGGAGAAGTTATTAGTTCAGACTTTCAGAGGTAGCTTTACCCCACTTTGCGATCTTCGCTTGGAGCAAGTGCGGAAGGTGTGCGTTGTACTTTTTCGTCTTTGTGTTTTAATGCCTTATAAAATGCATGAATGAACATGGCTCTTACGAAGATGGCGGTTGGATTTATCAGGCCTTGCAATAGCATGTGGACGGTTTCAAATAAGAAGAAGCCGAAGCCCCATTTGATGCATGAACGGCGTTTGTCTTCCCAGCCGACAATGGCGCAGACGGAATAAAATGCTCCTGAAAATAAATTGTAGTAGCCCATGCCGATTAATTTTAAGGAAGGGAACAGGCCAAAAACAACGGCAATTCCCATAAGTAAATTGAGAACACCTAAGAAGGCAAGAAGTCCATAACCTGCGCCTCGAGACTCCTGCAAACTTTCCGAAGTGCCGTCGAGAATTTGATCTCCGTGAGAAACATAAGGAGTTGAAGAGCCCATCTGCCAACGGACCGTCACAGAACTTCCGTCATCCAAGGAAAAGCTATTACCTTTGGTGATCCCTTTCCAACCTTTTAAAACTCCAAGAGTTTCTTTCTCAAGCGAAACGGTGAGGGTGTTAGAAAACCAACCCCACTCGATCATCAAACTTTTCACTTTGCCATTGATGCGCAGAAGATATTCTTTTTGTGCCACATTCATCTCCTAAAGTCCGCAGACCTAAGAACTAACGGCACAGTGTTTCGTAAGCTAAAGATTGTTTAAAAAGAATTTGCCAAACTTTTAAATAAATAAAAAACGCCGTCACATTTAGAGACGGCGCTTAGTTTTTTGTTTCTTTTTAAATTTATTTTTTATTCTTCAAAATCGCTTTGGCCTTCAACCAAAAAGCCTCTTTTTCATCCAACGTCAAAGAACCCCAGTCTTTGCCTTCGGATTTGGCGATCTCAATCATTTTGTTAAAGCGGCCTTCAAAACGCTGATTGGCTTTGCGCAGAACTTGCTCTGGTTCCATATCTAAATGGCGACCTAGTTGGGCTAAAGAAAATAAAACATCGCCCAATTCGTGTTCGATTTCAGCAGAGGAACCCTCGTCCAAGGCTTCACGCAATTCGTCAAATTCTTCTTCCACTTTCGTCATCACGCCTTCAGCATTGTCCCAGTCGAATTGCAACTTGTCGGTGCGTGTGCCGATTTTGTAAGCGCGTTGCAAAGCGGGAAGTGGAGGTACGTTCAATGCGTAAGGAGAGGCTTCTCCCGCAGCGGCTTTTTCTTTTTTCTTAATATCTTCCCAATTGCGCACAACTTCAGCAGAGTCTGCGACAGCCACGTCACCAAAAACATGGGGATGACGGCGCACAAGTTTTTCGGAGATCGAAGCAATGACATCATCCATCGTGAAAGCGCCGCGTTCAGAAGCAAGTTGTGCGTGCAGAACAACTTGGAAAAGAACATCTCCGAGTTCTTCTTTCATTTTCGCGTCTTTTTCAGAGCTGGCGGGGTTTTCAAGAACTTCGACGAGCTCATGAGTTTCTTCGATTGCGTATTGAGTCAAGGATTCGTGAGTTTGCTCTTTATCCCAAGGACAACCATCAGGGCCACGAAGGCTGGATACGATCTCGACTAAGGACTCAATTTGACGTAAGTTAGAAGGAATGCGCGCCATGAAAAGCCTCGACTTTCTGATGGAATCTCTTCATAGCTAGCACAATTACAGAGTGATTTCGACAATTTTCGTAAAACACGTTAGGGTAGTGTTAATGCCCTTTTAAGGATTACAGACTAAGGATATGCAACGAGCAAAGAATTCCAAAAAAGGCGAGAGTCCCGCGACTCGAGTCAGCTATGAAGATCACAGTCTTAAGTTTTTGGACTGGGTGGATTCTATTGGTCTGGAGAAAACTTTCTTCGGCCGCATCGTGCAGATCATGGAAGAAAAGTTCTTCATCCGTCGTGCGGCTTTGATCTTCCTGTATTGCGTCCTGTTGTCCTACACAATCTTCTATCAATTCGATATTCCGTATAACTTCAACGTCGGTGACGTCGCGAAGTTTGATGTGGCTTCACCAATCGGTTTTGAAATGACCGATGAGGTGACAACAGAGGAGAAGCGTCTCAAATCAGAATACGCCGTGCCTATCGTTTATGACTATGACACGTCCGTTTTTGAAAGAGTGTCGGTAAATCTTATTCACTCCTTCAGAACGATGCGTGCTTACTACCGCGAAACAAAGTGGCCCACGGCGCCAGCGGCGTATCGTGCAAAAGTAAAAGACTTCTTCCAATACAAAAAACAATTTGAAAAAGAATTGGGAGTCGGCGTTTCTGACTTTATGTTTGAATGGCTGATTGATCTTAAGTTCAACCCTCGTATTGAAGCCGTGATCATTAGAAACCTTGAAAGCTGGTACGATAAAAGGATCGCGG
This region of Bdellovibrio sp. BCCA genomic DNA includes:
- a CDS encoding ExbD/TolR family protein, with amino-acid sequence MSRRRRFEPKVNHNSTFTLNITSMTDMFVLLLVFLLQSYSTSEVQINPVNGLRLPSSASLVNPTEAVKISLSQDELKIDETKIADVKNADFLPQDLEDKDTNFIKPLFQELDKLAKSSSDKAHIKEGRILLQADKELPYATLRKVMYTASMAGFPQLKLVTMVGE
- a CDS encoding ExbD/TolR family protein; the encoded protein is MRRMKKIKINHHSEFELDLAPLLAVMVKLVPVLLLSSAFVQMMVIETELPQVVSEAIQRQEQQPTPTNVAIEVDAKEGINIVVTEKGKDQVENIPLKNGAFDYPTLHQKLVAVKKAHPEIFKIELNPDGKVPYNEVVKVMDEARQSRDNTIKFPVFDTKQGKNVETNYMFPEIVFANMMEG
- a CDS encoding MotA/TolQ/ExbB proton channel family protein: MAFLKFMNDSGFVGWCILLVGIGALVLVAERARALYKDYGMNVEEFMGKIQNLILAKKMDEALLLCAQLEKKPLASAFKTIIEKADRDDDTIFQAHDIALSENMPLYTKRLHYLSMLANVATLMGLLGTIHGLILSFQAVATADPAQKQTLLAHGISVSMYTTALGLAVAIPAMVFFSFLTARQNQLLEQLTEKCGKLAELLTSAHIPNLTRQNVFPDHVTAPTATPPSPGSKAS
- a CDS encoding PilZ domain-containing protein, with translation MGGVQTATNTTQWYILRGEMKYGPYEYRSLITMIQTGELFDYNYVWASHLDNWTLVGDLQDFSKDRLCRLIETKDHLSGAFKDRKFPRVDLVTPIYAHNEHNFFDGQTLSVSENGALVLLNDPLLQLGQQVLIHFRTSEANPQSFNVLCEIVRKNFSKQRLNVKSGLHYAVRFLQVQDQGKTQLTKWTRGGVSKEETNGILKVHE
- a CDS encoding HNH endonuclease, which codes for MNIRYLSDENLEQNLKSLVQKEREILSDILLHIAEVDRRKLYLSKAYPSLFDYLTKHLGYSAGSAQRRIDAARLSRDIPEVAESLEAGSLNLSQISLLQKAIRQTQKEAHMAVPVGTKKEILNDLIGKSYQESEVLVAKALNIEIKQTPKIQHQADESVRFEVSLSKDQWQKMEEMRSLLAHSLPNGSWDEVLEFIADKVIQQKTRRTSKGSEEAKTPRSKIIRSAKSGNIHERHGSNLRQEENEDLEENILNHSEVNLKKEVSIQREYIPAEMRRMIFQRDQCCQHIEKATGRKCTSKWQLQIDHIQPVWAGGKNEPGNLQLLCAAHNRMKYFKEAGITA
- the mazG gene encoding nucleoside triphosphate pyrophosphohydrolase, translating into MARIPSNLRQIESLVEIVSSLRGPDGCPWDKEQTHESLTQYAIEETHELVEVLENPASSEKDAKMKEELGDVLFQVVLHAQLASERGAFTMDDVIASISEKLVRRHPHVFGDVAVADSAEVVRNWEDIKKKEKAAAGEASPYALNVPPLPALQRAYKIGTRTDKLQFDWDNAEGVMTKVEEEFDELREALDEGSSAEIEHELGDVLFSLAQLGRHLDMEPEQVLRKANQRFEGRFNKMIEIAKSEGKDWGSLTLDEKEAFWLKAKAILKNKK